A single region of the Vibrio cyclitrophicus genome encodes:
- a CDS encoding LysR family transcriptional regulator: MANISIKQLKVFVTITQHPTLTAASEALFLSKAAVSMALGEMEKQLGHSLFDRVNNRLILNQEGHKLLPLADEILHRAAGIDVLFRDDQPLSGNLKVGASDTIGNQVAPFILSGFRERTQHQDQSLFISNSALICQKLVDYELDIALIEGKTLHPELISSQFSSDEMCIIVSNQHPLVTKEKVILSDLEDSHWILRESGSGTREFFLRAVAPRIEHWYESFELNTTEAIINSVSANLGFACLSRLAAQRAIDSGRVKALDVPLDMKRRFWMLVHKDKYQSPLLKSFMGYCEDWATHQD; this comes from the coding sequence ATGGCTAATATCTCAATCAAACAACTCAAAGTGTTTGTCACCATTACCCAGCACCCGACATTGACTGCTGCCTCTGAGGCGCTGTTTTTGTCTAAAGCCGCGGTCAGTATGGCACTAGGCGAAATGGAGAAACAGCTGGGTCACTCTCTATTTGACCGGGTCAACAACCGATTAATTCTCAACCAAGAGGGGCATAAATTACTTCCTTTGGCTGATGAGATACTTCACCGAGCTGCAGGCATCGATGTTTTGTTCCGTGATGACCAACCATTAAGTGGCAATTTAAAGGTTGGCGCGAGTGACACGATTGGTAATCAGGTCGCACCCTTTATTTTGTCTGGCTTTCGCGAACGAACTCAACATCAGGATCAAAGCTTGTTCATTTCAAACAGTGCGCTGATCTGCCAAAAGTTGGTGGATTATGAACTTGATATCGCGCTAATTGAAGGAAAAACATTACACCCTGAACTCATTTCGAGTCAGTTTAGCAGCGATGAAATGTGTATTATTGTTAGTAATCAACATCCTCTCGTTACAAAAGAAAAAGTGATTTTAAGCGATTTGGAAGATAGTCACTGGATCCTGCGTGAATCAGGTTCAGGGACTCGTGAGTTTTTCCTACGAGCCGTCGCACCGCGCATCGAACACTGGTATGAATCCTTCGAACTCAACACCACTGAGGCTATCATCAATTCAGTTTCTGCCAATCTTGGATTCGCGTGTTTATCTCGACTGGCGGCACAACGCGCGATTGATTCAGGCCGAGTAAAAGCGCTTGATGTGCCACTCGACATGAAACGACGTTTCTGGATGCTGGTACACAAAGACAAATACCAGAGCCCTCTGCTGAAATCTTTCATGGGTTATTGTGAAGACTGGGCTACGCATCAAGATTGA
- a CDS encoding TDT family transporter: MAGLALAIASLGWCWDGVLVAQGMLHTPGLVQWISAGIAAVLLLVLAVKFLIHGHLLREDLAHPVVGSVVPTFAMGCMVVSASLAPISQFLQEAMWLASVALHVVFLVSFLYHRAKNFEIHHMVPSWFVPPIGIIVADVSFSGNPVLEPVANATLVFGLLVYAVMLPLMVYRLIFSHEVPDAAKPTIAIMAAPASLSLAGYLTVTASPSPVIIGLLFGIAVLMTFIIYIAFFKLLRLPFSPGYAAFTFPIVIGATALFKLAAWMQVQGVEAHYISQVFNLAYLELIVATFVVGYVAVRYYMNYKPHRVLSAVAGRL, translated from the coding sequence ATGGCTGGGTTAGCACTAGCAATCGCAAGCTTAGGCTGGTGCTGGGATGGCGTTTTAGTTGCACAAGGTATGTTGCACACTCCAGGCTTAGTGCAGTGGATCAGTGCAGGTATTGCAGCGGTATTGCTTCTTGTTTTAGCTGTGAAATTTTTGATTCATGGCCACCTATTACGTGAAGACCTTGCTCACCCTGTTGTCGGCAGTGTGGTACCAACATTTGCTATGGGGTGCATGGTGGTATCAGCATCTTTGGCGCCAATCTCTCAATTTTTACAAGAAGCGATGTGGCTCGCTTCGGTAGCGTTACATGTCGTGTTCTTGGTGAGCTTCTTATACCACAGAGCTAAAAACTTTGAGATTCACCACATGGTACCAAGCTGGTTTGTGCCACCGATCGGTATTATCGTGGCTGACGTGTCTTTCTCTGGTAATCCAGTTTTAGAGCCAGTAGCGAACGCGACTTTGGTATTTGGTTTATTGGTTTACGCTGTGATGCTACCACTGATGGTTTACCGTTTGATCTTCTCTCACGAAGTGCCAGATGCTGCAAAACCAACCATTGCAATTATGGCAGCACCAGCGAGCCTATCTTTGGCGGGTTACTTAACCGTTACTGCTAGCCCTTCACCAGTGATCATTGGTTTGCTTTTTGGTATTGCAGTGTTGATGACGTTTATTATCTACATCGCGTTCTTCAAACTACTTCGTCTGCCATTCAGCCCAGGCTATGCAGCGTTTACTTTCCCAATCGTGATTGGTGCAACTGCACTGTTTAAATTGGCGGCTTGGATGCAAGTACAAGGTGTTGAAGCTCACTACATCAGCCAAGTGTTCAATCTAGCGTACCTAGAACTGATTGTGGCAACCTTCGTCGTTGGTTATGTCGCTGTTCGTTACTACATGAACTACAAACCTCATCGTGTTTTAAGTGCGGTAGCCGGCAGATTGTAA